From Peptoanaerobacter stomatis, one genomic window encodes:
- the glsA gene encoding glutaminase A gives MDKNILEDILQNNRKYIQLGEVATYIPQLAKANKEDLGLCIKDMNGDMYACGDYEKKFTIQSMSKVITFTSCLLDNSIEDVKKTVSFEPTSTAFNAIVDLEIKNRHRPLNPFINAGAIACISMLKENTYQEKFDRIINFIKLLSLNENIDYDEEVYESERKTGSRNRALAYYMQSTGIIDKDVDIEKLLEVYFKICSIKVNCIDLSNIALIYANNGVNPFTKERYFSKEVSKIVVATMALCGMYDESGEIAVTVGIPSKSGVSGGILSVLPSKMGIGIYGPALNDKGTSVAGLKILESVSEKFDLSIY, from the coding sequence ATGGATAAGAATATTCTCGAAGATATTTTGCAAAATAACAGAAAATATATACAATTAGGTGAAGTTGCTACATATATACCCCAACTTGCAAAAGCAAATAAAGAAGACTTAGGCTTATGTATAAAGGATATGAATGGAGATATGTATGCTTGTGGAGATTATGAAAAAAAATTTACCATACAATCTATGTCAAAGGTAATAACATTTACTTCCTGCCTATTGGATAATTCTATTGAAGATGTGAAAAAAACAGTATCCTTCGAGCCTACATCTACTGCATTTAATGCAATAGTGGATTTGGAAATTAAAAACAGACACAGACCCTTAAATCCATTTATAAATGCCGGAGCTATAGCTTGTATAAGTATGCTAAAAGAAAACACATATCAAGAAAAATTTGATAGAATAATAAATTTTATAAAATTGTTATCCTTAAATGAAAACATAGATTATGATGAAGAAGTTTATGAATCTGAAAGAAAAACAGGTTCAAGAAACAGAGCGCTTGCTTATTATATGCAAAGCACAGGCATAATAGATAAAGATGTAGATATAGAAAAATTGCTGGAAGTATATTTTAAAATATGCTCTATAAAAGTAAATTGTATAGACTTGTCCAACATAGCACTCATATATGCAAACAACGGAGTAAATCCGTTTACAAAAGAAAGATATTTTTCAAAAGAAGTAAGCAAGATAGTAGTTGCAACTATGGCACTTTGTGGTATGTATGATGAATCAGGAGAAATAGCTGTTACCGTAGGTATACCTTCAAAAAGCGGAGTGAGTGGAGGAATACTATCAGTGCTTCCGAGCAAAATGGGAATAGGAATATATGGACCTGCATTAAACGATAAAGGTACAAGTGTAGCAGGATTAAAAATATTGGAAAGCGTAAGTGAAAAATTTGATTTAAGCATATATTAA
- a CDS encoding sirohydrochlorin cobaltochelatase — MKQAILVVSFGTTYKEAMKNSIDATVNHIANEFKEYDIFQAYTSNIIRKKLIDRGMDINDTKTALEIIKNNGYEKVVILSLHLIAGYEYEKILDAVESYKNDFREITATTPMLYKEQDYIEVSEIIEKLYSKIDTPIVMMGHGSDHENDIAYENLQQKLDKISADKYYIATVEGDITIDDILKKLKEKGISKVTITPFMLVCGDHAHNDMIGDEDDSWINMLKSNDIEVEVILKGLGEYKAVREFFCQKI, encoded by the coding sequence ATGAAACAGGCAATATTGGTAGTGAGCTTCGGTACTACATATAAAGAGGCAATGAAAAACAGTATAGATGCTACGGTAAATCATATAGCGAATGAATTTAAAGAATATGATATATTTCAGGCATATACATCAAATATAATAAGAAAAAAGCTAATAGATAGAGGAATGGATATAAATGACACAAAGACTGCGCTTGAAATAATAAAAAATAACGGATATGAAAAGGTTGTAATTTTGTCACTCCATCTGATAGCAGGATATGAATACGAAAAGATATTGGATGCAGTGGAGTCGTATAAGAATGACTTTAGAGAGATTACAGCAACTACACCTATGTTATATAAAGAACAAGATTATATAGAAGTATCTGAAATAATAGAAAAATTATATTCAAAGATAGATACACCTATTGTTATGATGGGACATGGAAGTGATCATGAAAATGACATAGCTTATGAGAATTTACAGCAAAAATTGGATAAAATATCAGCAGATAAATATTATATAGCGACAGTTGAAGGCGATATAACAATAGATGATATATTAAAGAAATTGAAAGAAAAAGGAATAAGCAAAGTTACGATAACTCCTTTTATGTTAGTTTGTGGAGATCATGCCCACAACGATATGATAGGAGATGAAGATGACTCTTGGATAAATATGCTTAAATCTAATGATATAGAAGTAGAGGTCATATTAAAAGGTCTTGGAGAATACAAAGCTGTTAGAGAATTTTTTTGCCAAAAAATATAG
- a CDS encoding ABC transporter substrate-binding protein: MKKNHVKIVAVMLILILLFSSCINQKQTKLDPKNPILLKLVTYYNSKQLEELKEMADQFNETEGLKTGIIVEIIGMNTISKTNEHILKAAYNMAGSEDFPDMFIAYKSIVPYLIKRKELVDYRDYFTDEELEKYQPNLIASGKIEDDEKISMLPLGSSVNMMFVNDTEFKLLRYKIGVNYSSIKTYEGLIESAERYYNYTDSLTKTPNDGKPLYTTDTVAEQVLSICREMNKDLITEENGKAKINFDYEVARKLWDIFYVPIIKGYFIRSGRYASEDMRTGKTLLALSSTTSSVYMPNKIMETNGYIRSITMKAFNAPHLENHNKVNIVQDGGIFTAKSMKLREEASIQFIKWLTNKENNLEFAVESGFVPVKTDNSDIDSIRNKAQARYIDELIRESIVMSKLQMEENEEYVLPNVDAYEEIRMAIERAFFDDIKNNRKKLLERVKNGENYDEVLAEYLSEKSFYEWRNGVVYRLEKGI, encoded by the coding sequence TTGAAAAAAAATCATGTAAAAATCGTAGCGGTCATGCTTATCCTTATATTGTTATTTTCAAGTTGTATTAATCAAAAACAAACAAAATTGGATCCTAAAAATCCTATTTTATTAAAGTTGGTGACATATTACAACAGTAAACAATTAGAAGAATTAAAGGAAATGGCGGATCAGTTCAATGAAACAGAAGGCTTAAAAACAGGGATAATAGTAGAAATAATAGGAATGAATACAATTTCCAAAACTAATGAACATATTTTAAAAGCGGCTTATAATATGGCTGGAAGTGAAGACTTTCCTGATATGTTCATAGCATATAAAAGTATAGTACCGTATCTGATAAAAAGAAAAGAATTGGTTGATTATAGAGATTATTTCACTGATGAGGAATTGGAAAAATATCAACCTAATTTGATAGCATCAGGTAAAATAGAAGATGATGAAAAGATATCTATGCTTCCACTTGGAAGTTCGGTCAATATGATGTTTGTGAACGATACGGAGTTTAAACTGCTTAGGTATAAGATAGGTGTAAATTATAGTAGTATAAAGACATATGAAGGACTTATAGAATCTGCAGAAAGATACTATAATTATACTGACTCTCTTACAAAGACTCCAAATGACGGGAAACCTCTATACACTACAGATACAGTGGCAGAGCAGGTTTTATCCATATGTAGAGAAATGAATAAAGATTTGATAACAGAGGAAAACGGGAAAGCCAAGATTAATTTTGATTATGAAGTTGCAAGAAAGCTTTGGGACATATTTTATGTACCTATAATCAAAGGGTATTTTATAAGGAGCGGAAGATATGCTTCAGAAGATATGAGGACAGGAAAAACTCTTTTGGCACTTTCCTCAACAACAAGCTCAGTTTATATGCCTAACAAAATAATGGAAACTAATGGATATATAAGAAGTATAACTATGAAAGCTTTTAATGCGCCTCATTTGGAAAATCATAACAAGGTAAACATAGTTCAAGATGGAGGAATTTTTACGGCAAAATCTATGAAATTGAGGGAAGAAGCCTCCATACAATTCATAAAATGGCTTACAAATAAAGAAAATAATTTGGAGTTTGCAGTGGAATCAGGTTTTGTACCTGTAAAGACCGATAACAGCGATATAGACTCTATAAGAAATAAAGCACAAGCAAGATATATAGATGAGCTTATCAGAGAGTCTATAGTTATGTCGAAGTTACAAATGGAAGAAAATGAAGAGTATGTTTTGCCGAATGTAGATGCATATGAAGAGATTAGAATGGCGATAGAACGTGCATTTTTCGATGATATAAAGAATAATAGGAAAAAGCTTTTGGAAAGAGTAAAAAACGGTGAAAACTATGATGAGGTATTGGCAGAGTATTTGAGTGAAAAATCATTTTATGAGTGGCGAAACGGAGTTGTATATAGGCTAGAAAAAGGCATTTAA
- a CDS encoding DNA-3-methyladenine glycosylase family protein, whose amino-acid sequence MDIIQKNGNIVLKNIKDFVPKHIFECGQCFRWDLEEDGSYTGVVYDKVINVSLEDEDVVLKNTNVDDVENIWINYFDIGKDYGHIKKELSDMDEYLKESTKFGYGIRILKQPFYEMVISFIISARNAIPMIKRSVNKLSEDLGEHIDTYNGKKYYSFPTVKSLANADIETITASKVAFRAPYIQKTAKMIVDEDIQEKDFEKLTLDETAEKLTKFAGVGAKVADCIALFGLSKYDAFPVDVWVKRVMEEFYLKDTNMSLPKMRKYSIEKFGSLGGYAQQYLFYYAREKGIGKNK is encoded by the coding sequence ATGGATATAATACAAAAAAATGGAAATATAGTATTAAAAAATATAAAAGACTTTGTGCCGAAACATATATTTGAATGCGGTCAATGTTTCAGATGGGACTTGGAAGAGGACGGTTCTTATACGGGAGTTGTTTATGACAAGGTAATAAATGTTTCCTTGGAAGATGAGGATGTTGTATTGAAAAATACCAATGTGGATGATGTAGAAAATATATGGATAAATTATTTTGATATAGGTAAGGATTATGGACATATAAAAAAAGAACTGTCTGATATGGATGAGTATTTAAAAGAGTCCACAAAATTCGGCTATGGAATAAGAATATTGAAACAACCTTTTTATGAGATGGTGATTTCATTTATAATATCTGCAAGAAATGCCATACCTATGATAAAACGTTCAGTCAACAAGTTGTCAGAAGATTTGGGAGAACATATAGACACATATAACGGAAAAAAATATTATTCATTTCCAACTGTGAAATCTCTTGCAAATGCAGATATAGAAACTATAACAGCATCAAAGGTTGCTTTTAGAGCACCGTATATACAAAAAACGGCTAAAATGATAGTGGATGAAGATATACAAGAAAAAGATTTTGAAAAACTTACATTAGATGAAACGGCAGAAAAATTGACAAAATTTGCAGGAGTAGGAGCAAAGGTGGCTGATTGTATAGCTCTTTTCGGTTTGTCAAAATATGATGCTTTTCCTGTAGATGTATGGGTCAAAAGGGTTATGGAAGAGTTTTATTTAAAAGATACAAATATGTCGTTGCCTAAAATGAGAAAGTATTCAATAGAAAAATTCGGCTCTTTGGGCGGTTATGCACAGCAATATTTATTTTATTATGCAAGAGAAAAAGGTATAGGAAAAAATAAATAA
- a CDS encoding CAP domain-containing protein: MKKLSKIIMISILIAGIMAPSNIFAGQYASYNAKTNTIDIISTVNGTYEQKTQANKEIKEIYTKLQKDKKDIKKIKVNLITPKINIKKQQKKVMLTQNEMAQKVLELVNEKRREAGLKELTLSEDLMKGSKWKNDYMAQTNDYGHIPKDGTSMGVQGAKFYSTNFVGENIHVSYSLPSEYNDLTPQSLFQGWWNSPGHRANILNENYTQMGMAYTNSLTGVKSGDFRAYYATQWFGNPELVAPSDY, translated from the coding sequence ATGAAAAAGCTGTCAAAAATAATTATGATTTCTATTCTTATAGCAGGAATTATGGCGCCTTCCAACATTTTTGCAGGCCAATATGCAAGCTATAATGCTAAGACCAACACGATAGATATAATATCTACAGTAAATGGAACATATGAACAAAAAACACAGGCAAATAAAGAGATTAAAGAAATATATACAAAGCTACAAAAAGATAAAAAAGATATAAAGAAAATAAAAGTGAATTTGATAACACCCAAAATAAATATAAAAAAACAACAAAAAAAAGTAATGCTTACACAAAATGAGATGGCACAAAAAGTCCTTGAACTTGTAAATGAAAAAAGACGTGAAGCAGGGCTTAAAGAGTTGACCTTGAGTGAAGACTTGATGAAGGGCAGTAAATGGAAAAATGATTATATGGCACAAACTAACGATTATGGACATATACCAAAAGACGGAACAAGTATGGGAGTTCAAGGTGCAAAATTTTATTCGACAAACTTTGTAGGGGAAAATATACATGTATCCTACAGTTTGCCGAGTGAATATAATGATTTAACACCACAAAGTTTATTTCAAGGCTGGTGGAATTCACCGGGACACAGAGCAAATATTTTGAACGAAAACTATACGCAAATGGGTATGGCATATACAAATTCATTGACTGGTGTGAAAAGTGGTGATTTTAGAGCATATTATGCGACACAATGGTTCGGTAATCCTGAACTTGTAGCACCAAGCGATTATTAA
- a CDS encoding Fur family transcriptional regulator translates to MFEKEIEELKSFNINPSKQRVLVLNYLNEHSDKHNTVDDIFKAFRDNDTKLSLATIYNTISLFKREGLISNVTLPSGEVKYERDRSNHIHFECKKCGEIYNMKMELSDNFLKEYNDFTIESKYVLLRGLCPNCQD, encoded by the coding sequence TTGTTTGAAAAAGAAATCGAGGAACTTAAAAGTTTCAATATAAATCCGTCTAAACAAAGGGTTCTCGTGCTTAATTATCTCAACGAACACAGCGACAAACACAACACTGTTGATGATATATTCAAAGCATTTCGTGATAATGATACAAAACTGTCACTGGCTACAATATACAATACTATAAGCCTGTTTAAACGTGAAGGCCTTATAAGCAATGTAACTCTACCGAGCGGAGAAGTTAAATATGAACGTGATAGAAGCAATCATATACATTTTGAATGTAAAAAATGCGGTGAAATATATAATATGAAAATGGAACTCAGCGATAACTTTTTAAAAGAGTATAATGATTTTACCATAGAAAGCAAATACGTCTTGTTAAGAGGCTTATGTCCGAATTGTCAAGATTAA
- a CDS encoding flagellar protein has translation MKIRVKPTIGKDEEFHIEDKENYTKLEMDKMYRIVRDYLYDHQGENAIKVSDDTGVPRKVIMTFLRQGKISLAENSRTWLRKCKKCGALIETGDNCIECMQKKMSQILNPEETQVKKKNISGYSTNNINAHDNSYGRRIRKK, from the coding sequence TTGAAGATAAGAGTGAAGCCTACAATAGGCAAGGATGAAGAGTTTCATATAGAAGATAAAGAAAACTATACAAAATTGGAAATGGACAAGATGTATCGAATTGTGCGTGATTATCTCTATGATCACCAAGGAGAAAATGCTATTAAAGTATCAGACGATACAGGTGTGCCACGAAAAGTGATAATGACTTTTTTGAGGCAAGGAAAGATATCATTGGCAGAAAATTCGAGAACATGGCTTAGAAAATGTAAAAAATGCGGTGCTCTGATAGAGACCGGAGATAATTGCATCGAATGTATGCAAAAAAAGATGAGTCAGATATTAAATCCTGAAGAAACTCAAGTGAAAAAGAAAAACATATCAGGATATTCAACTAATAATATCAATGCTCATGATAACAGTTATGGACGAAGAATAAGGAAAAAATAA
- a CDS encoding bifunctional metallophosphatase/5'-nucleotidase, with translation MVVDINILASSDVHGYYMPWDYSMDKPYEKGSLAQISTEVEKQRGLYKNTILIDAGDMFQGNCSELFCEDDIHPAIVAMNEIGYDIWEMGNHEYGYGIKNLQRFIDEFNGEVIGGNVYKDNKRLHKPYCIIEKEGIKIGFIGLVTSLINKFEKGAKAMSGIIATDMKHELELIEKELKDKVDCIIGVIHAGIDNENNVANTGIRDLLKNDDKLTAVFCGHFHDIQNFNIGNTTILEPGKFGQAIAKLLLRFEKSDGNIKLVKKTSEIIPIDASIKPDSEIIKKLNHFHERAVSYSNEEIGILINDCMSEKSEISKIPQMRVKQTGITDFFLEVVRYYGNADVAMIQLDNDNAGINKGIIRRKDINRNYTYVSGGITSYQITGKVLKKILEYSAYFFNESRFGDVNISFNYERQLYKYSSNYFFSNLIYDIDLTSEKRIKNLTYENESPIGDEDKIIFATTKYTMDILIANVLSGEVVNKIYSSKDELREQGSIRNLSCRYIKEVLKGLVEIKPKNNWKIITAPIEKNIREIAIKLINQGYISLINSEDGKCNIKSVNIYDKVDKFDKGLKKSGIDISRFSTKGELYRYANSFIFG, from the coding sequence ATGGTAGTAGATATAAATATACTTGCAAGTTCTGATGTGCATGGATATTATATGCCTTGGGATTATTCTATGGATAAACCTTATGAAAAAGGATCTCTTGCACAAATCTCAACGGAAGTTGAAAAACAAAGAGGATTATACAAAAATACAATTTTAATAGATGCGGGAGATATGTTCCAAGGGAACTGTTCTGAGCTTTTTTGCGAAGATGACATACATCCGGCGATAGTAGCTATGAATGAAATAGGATATGACATTTGGGAGATGGGCAATCACGAATATGGCTATGGAATAAAAAATTTGCAAAGGTTCATAGATGAATTCAATGGAGAAGTCATAGGAGGGAATGTCTACAAAGACAATAAAAGATTACATAAACCATATTGTATAATAGAAAAAGAAGGAATAAAAATAGGATTTATAGGGCTTGTGACCTCGCTGATAAATAAGTTTGAAAAAGGCGCTAAAGCTATGAGCGGAATAATTGCAACAGATATGAAACATGAGCTTGAACTCATAGAAAAAGAGCTTAAAGATAAAGTCGACTGTATAATAGGAGTAATTCATGCAGGTATTGATAATGAAAATAATGTAGCTAATACGGGAATAAGAGATTTATTAAAAAATGATGATAAACTTACAGCGGTGTTTTGCGGGCATTTTCATGATATTCAAAACTTCAACATAGGAAACACAACAATATTGGAGCCGGGTAAATTCGGACAGGCAATAGCAAAATTATTGCTCAGATTTGAAAAAAGCGATGGAAACATAAAACTCGTCAAAAAGACATCTGAGATAATTCCAATAGATGCGAGCATAAAACCTGACAGTGAAATAATAAAAAAACTTAACCATTTTCACGAGCGAGCTGTTTCATATTCTAATGAAGAGATTGGAATACTTATAAACGACTGTATGTCGGAAAAGTCGGAAATATCCAAAATACCGCAGATGAGAGTAAAACAAACCGGAATAACGGATTTTTTCTTAGAAGTTGTAAGATATTACGGCAATGCTGATGTGGCAATGATACAACTTGATAATGATAATGCAGGTATAAATAAAGGGATAATCAGAAGAAAAGATATAAATCGTAATTACACATATGTAAGCGGAGGGATAACCTCATATCAAATAACAGGTAAAGTATTAAAGAAAATATTGGAATATTCGGCATATTTTTTTAACGAAAGCAGATTTGGAGATGTTAATATAAGCTTTAATTATGAAAGACAGTTATATAAATATTCGAGTAACTATTTTTTCAGCAATTTAATATATGATATAGATTTGACGAGTGAAAAAAGAATAAAAAATCTAACTTATGAGAATGAAAGCCCAATTGGAGATGAAGATAAAATAATTTTTGCAACTACGAAATATACTATGGATATACTTATAGCCAATGTGTTAAGTGGTGAAGTTGTAAATAAAATATATTCAAGCAAAGATGAGCTTAGAGAACAAGGAAGTATTAGAAATTTATCTTGCAGATATATAAAAGAAGTATTAAAAGGCTTGGTAGAAATAAAACCCAAAAATAATTGGAAAATAATAACAGCACCAATCGAAAAAAATATAAGGGAGATTGCAATAAAACTTATAAATCAAGGATATATAAGCCTTATAAACAGTGAAGACGGAAAATGCAATATAAAATCTGTAAATATATATGATAAAGTCGATAAATTTGATAAAGGTTTAAAAAAATCGGGAATAGACATATCAAGATTTTCGACAAAGGGAGAGCTTTACAGATATGCAAATAGTTTTATTTTCGGATAA
- a CDS encoding EAL domain-containing protein, with product MFKMNKKDITFKNRHSITSIMVLSFLGVLLIQLVVLFFNFILLRTDHKLEQNTYRYILEKVESRSRELERYLTELWANSEYMKQIMDFSQTVYNEHVNLGKNFVINKDISGSLLDMVELMEISGAFIVFDDKPDMLGIKKAVHLADANLRTKFADKSDIILRVGEEKIAGDLGVYLENDWKPFIDTRTMSKTIYEKAIKIAKTVNPREKTGFWFSPSDVADTNGRSIYFIQPLFDDSTGIFYGVIGIEVGDELINEILRYTELSESGKGAYILANEKYVSAVNTNYDVISIQGPYVKRLVKDNELFAHKIKNKYYNEAYKIQDNKYLTVLDFENTNKDMTLIAIQRPIRLSAKDSSENIDTNWYLMGVIDKSELEIYSKELIKSIIETLLLSLIIDGIIIYLVSYLIGYPLRKLSNDIKESYTKGGLRKIKHMNIVEIDNIIDTIEVLSQRLLSSSKKFQGILDSASIPIIAVEKDEASGVVYKMGELSSIFPGYINNEKFEVRMSEEEYDKASRYFFSDTIIIDSIYDIEKDTQIDIRKKIWNGESYYIKVITRQVKNYWRTYEDMSDDSNETSDKKTVTLQVIMDYTKDMIEKIKIQKERDFDVLTDLLNRLSFKERVEDYIEKDIRKTKKAAMVMWDLDNLKYVNDTYGHDFGDSYIKCAGNIIGMLQGKDSFVARVSGDEFFAFIQYEDDKNEIRRKIENIKIKLNNTNLKVSDDISVRVRATSGIAWYPDDATVYDDLHRLVDFAMYTAKNSQKGSIGEFNRDSYDKNYILISGREDLNKFIDEKQVKFAFQPIVSAKDGEVFAYEALMRSVSDKIKNVGDIMRLAKSQSKLLDIEILTFEGVLRTVSKYTEKFKDKHIFINSIASTSIPEHRFYELLNNYKDIIDYSKMVVEIIESEEVDLDSLSIKQRLATEINAQIAIDDFGSGYATESWLLQVNPNFVKIDMALIRDIDKDMERQSIVENILKYTKERKIKVICEGVETHQEMKKLINMGADFIQGFYLAKPDFEIKDISREKKREIQVLNVLKGGQSF from the coding sequence ATGTTTAAAATGAATAAAAAGGATATAACATTTAAAAATAGACATTCTATAACATCTATAATGGTATTAAGCTTTTTAGGTGTGTTGCTGATACAGTTAGTAGTGTTGTTTTTTAACTTTATTTTGCTGAGAACCGATCATAAGTTGGAGCAAAATACATATAGATATATTCTTGAAAAGGTGGAAAGCAGAAGTAGAGAACTGGAGCGCTACCTTACAGAATTATGGGCAAACAGCGAATATATGAAACAGATTATGGATTTCTCGCAGACGGTATATAATGAGCATGTAAATTTGGGAAAGAATTTTGTAATAAATAAAGACATAAGCGGTTCATTATTGGATATGGTGGAGCTCATGGAAATCAGTGGAGCGTTTATAGTATTTGACGATAAACCGGATATGCTTGGAATAAAAAAAGCTGTACATTTGGCAGATGCAAACTTAAGAACCAAATTTGCAGATAAATCGGATATAATTTTAAGGGTTGGAGAAGAAAAAATAGCCGGAGATTTAGGCGTTTATCTTGAAAATGATTGGAAACCTTTTATAGATACGAGGACCATGTCAAAGACTATATATGAAAAAGCTATAAAAATAGCTAAAACTGTAAATCCGAGAGAAAAGACAGGTTTTTGGTTTTCGCCATCTGATGTGGCGGATACAAACGGCAGAAGTATATATTTCATACAACCGCTTTTTGACGACAGCACAGGTATTTTTTACGGTGTTATAGGAATAGAAGTGGGCGATGAGCTTATAAATGAGATACTTAGATATACAGAATTGTCAGAAAGTGGTAAGGGAGCATATATTTTGGCAAATGAAAAATATGTTTCTGCGGTAAATACCAATTACGATGTAATTTCTATACAAGGTCCTTATGTAAAAAGACTTGTAAAAGACAATGAGTTATTTGCTCATAAGATAAAAAATAAATATTATAATGAAGCGTACAAAATACAAGATAACAAATATCTTACAGTATTGGATTTTGAAAATACTAATAAAGATATGACATTGATAGCGATACAAAGACCCATAAGATTATCAGCGAAAGACTCATCGGAAAATATAGATACCAATTGGTATCTTATGGGAGTAATAGATAAAAGTGAATTGGAGATATATTCAAAAGAGCTTATTAAAAGCATAATCGAGACCCTGTTGTTATCACTTATTATAGATGGTATTATAATATATTTGGTTTCGTATCTAATAGGATATCCTTTGAGAAAACTGTCGAATGATATTAAAGAAAGTTACACAAAAGGCGGTCTAAGAAAGATAAAGCATATGAATATAGTTGAAATAGACAATATTATAGATACAATAGAAGTTTTGTCGCAAAGATTATTGTCAAGTTCAAAAAAATTCCAAGGCATTTTAGATTCGGCATCTATACCTATAATAGCCGTTGAGAAAGATGAAGCAAGCGGCGTGGTATATAAGATGGGTGAGCTTTCTTCAATATTTCCTGGCTATATAAACAATGAGAAATTTGAAGTACGAATGAGTGAGGAAGAATATGACAAGGCCTCAAGATATTTTTTCTCAGACACCATAATAATAGACAGTATATATGATATAGAAAAAGATACACAAATAGACATTCGTAAGAAGATATGGAATGGGGAAAGTTACTATATAAAAGTAATAACAAGACAAGTAAAAAACTATTGGAGAACATATGAAGATATGTCCGACGACAGTAATGAAACATCAGATAAAAAAACTGTCACATTACAAGTAATAATGGATTATACAAAAGATATGATAGAAAAGATAAAGATTCAAAAAGAAAGAGACTTTGATGTACTTACAGATCTTTTGAACAGACTGTCTTTTAAAGAAAGAGTTGAAGACTATATAGAAAAAGACATAAGAAAAACTAAAAAAGCCGCAATGGTTATGTGGGATTTGGATAATCTTAAATATGTAAATGACACATATGGGCATGATTTCGGCGACAGTTATATAAAATGTGCAGGGAATATAATAGGAATGCTTCAAGGCAAAGATTCATTTGTAGCGAGGGTATCAGGTGACGAATTTTTTGCATTCATACAATATGAAGATGATAAAAATGAAATCAGGCGAAAGATAGAAAATATAAAAATTAAACTTAACAATACTAATCTGAAAGTTTCAGATGATATAAGCGTGAGAGTCAGAGCTACATCAGGCATAGCGTGGTATCCTGATGATGCTACTGTATATGATGACTTGCACAGATTAGTAGACTTTGCAATGTATACAGCTAAAAATTCACAAAAAGGAAGCATAGGAGAATTTAATAGAGATAGTTATGATAAAAACTATATCTTAATATCAGGAAGAGAAGATTTGAACAAGTTCATCGATGAAAAGCAGGTGAAATTTGCTTTCCAACCTATAGTAAGTGCAAAAGACGGAGAAGTATTTGCATATGAAGCACTTATGAGATCAGTGTCGGATAAGATAAAAAATGTTGGCGATATAATGAGACTTGCAAAATCACAATCAAAACTGCTTGATATAGAAATTTTGACATTTGAAGGAGTCCTTAGAACCGTATCAAAATATACAGAAAAATTTAAAGATAAACATATATTTATAAATTCAATAGCCAGTACATCAATACCTGAACATAGATTTTATGAGCTTTTAAATAATTATAAAGATATTATAGACTATTCTAAAATGGTCGTAGAAATTATAGAAAGCGAAGAGGTTGATTTAGATTCTCTTTCAATAAAACAAAGATTGGCAACGGAAATAAATGCCCAGATAGCAATAGATGATTTCGGTTCAGGGTATGCGACTGAGTCATGGTTGTTACAAGTAAATCCTAATTTTGTCAAAATAGATATGGCACTTATAAGAGATATTGATAAAGATATGGAAAGACAGTCGATAGTTGAAAATATCTTAAAGTATACAAAAGAACGCAAAATAAAAGTTATATGTGAAGGAGTTGAAACACATCAGGAAATGAAAAAACTCATAAATATGGGAGCAGATTTTATACAAGGCTTTTATTTAGCAAAACCTGATTTTGAAATAAAAGATATAAGCAGAGAGAAAAAACGTGAAATTCAAGTATTGAATGTATTAAAAGGAGGTCAAAGCTTTTAA